From Paraflavitalea devenefica, the proteins below share one genomic window:
- a CDS encoding RecQ family ATP-dependent DNA helicase → MTRKDAEIQLNHLFGFSQFHDLQWTVIQQLLAGKKVLFIEKTGFGKSLCYQFPATQLQGITIVFSPLIALMRDQVRSMHQKGIRAAAINSNQTDEENDAIIEQARNNELDILYIAPERMENAEWIGAAHNMKIAMVVIDEAHCISMWGQSFRPNYRRIVNLVNLLPKNFPVLATTATATVRVQDDIVEQVGAGLIPIRGQLLRSNISLSVITVQSEDEKFYWLAENFAKLSGTGIIYTGTQANTDIYANWLQFLGFNSTAYSGRLDAETRKRVEEAFISNQYDAVVSTNALGMGIDKPDIRFIIHTQVPQSPIHYYQEIGRAGRDGQPAEAILLYHPSADLALPRNFIEGTKPAIEKYQLVIDTTKVSLKGRNQIIKDTNLKQKQVEIILADLVDQKILHEMQNGSKKYAYNPEAPVFDPAGFELLRVAQQKELEQMVAYIGIDSCRMHYLCDYLGDKLENSCGICDNDKGEKRIITETTKLKEQLQEFRETFFPVLDVEAKKSNIINGVAASYYGVSNVGAALHHSKYDGGGDFPDWLVKLTLKAFRKHYGKETFDLILYVPPTESGDLVKNFAGKIGSVLKISVSHKLVKTSPTDPQKRFESGISKKDNVHGKFAYVDPAEIAGKKILLIDDIFDSGYTVKEIGQYLTNKGASVIAPLVIARTVGGDI, encoded by the coding sequence ATGACAAGAAAAGATGCCGAAATACAGCTCAATCACCTTTTTGGCTTTTCACAATTCCACGATTTGCAGTGGACAGTGATCCAACAACTATTAGCTGGAAAAAAAGTGCTTTTCATTGAAAAAACTGGTTTTGGAAAATCCCTATGCTACCAATTTCCGGCTACGCAATTACAAGGTATTACCATCGTGTTTTCTCCGTTAATTGCCCTAATGCGTGACCAGGTGCGCAGCATGCACCAAAAAGGGATCAGGGCAGCAGCTATTAATTCTAATCAAACCGACGAAGAAAATGATGCCATAATAGAGCAGGCACGAAATAATGAACTTGATATTCTGTATATAGCGCCCGAAAGAATGGAAAATGCTGAATGGATTGGCGCTGCTCATAACATGAAAATTGCTATGGTTGTCATTGATGAAGCACATTGCATTTCCATGTGGGGCCAAAGCTTTCGTCCCAATTACAGGAGAATTGTAAACCTGGTGAACCTATTACCCAAAAATTTTCCTGTTTTAGCTACTACCGCTACAGCCACTGTGCGGGTACAGGATGATATTGTAGAGCAAGTGGGGGCTGGTTTGATTCCTATTCGCGGTCAGTTACTCCGTTCGAATATCAGCTTGTCGGTAATAACGGTGCAAAGCGAGGATGAAAAATTTTATTGGTTGGCGGAGAACTTTGCCAAACTGTCCGGTACAGGTATCATTTATACGGGTACACAGGCCAATACAGACATTTATGCCAATTGGCTGCAATTTCTTGGCTTTAATTCAACTGCTTATAGCGGTCGACTGGATGCAGAAACCCGTAAACGGGTAGAAGAAGCCTTCATTTCCAATCAATATGATGCAGTTGTTTCAACCAATGCGCTGGGCATGGGGATTGACAAGCCTGATATCCGCTTTATTATCCATACACAAGTGCCTCAATCGCCCATACACTACTACCAGGAAATAGGCAGGGCAGGTAGGGATGGGCAGCCTGCGGAGGCAATTCTCTTGTATCATCCTTCTGCTGATCTGGCCTTGCCCCGGAATTTTATTGAAGGGACTAAACCAGCTATTGAAAAATATCAATTGGTAATAGACACTACCAAAGTGTCACTAAAAGGGCGTAACCAGATCATAAAAGATACTAATCTTAAACAAAAACAGGTAGAGATAATATTGGCAGACCTTGTTGATCAGAAGATCCTGCATGAGATGCAAAATGGGAGTAAAAAATATGCCTATAATCCTGAGGCGCCCGTATTCGATCCTGCTGGATTTGAGCTTTTAAGAGTTGCCCAGCAAAAGGAATTGGAACAAATGGTAGCTTATATTGGTATAGACTCATGTAGAATGCATTACTTGTGTGATTATTTGGGTGATAAGTTGGAAAACTCCTGTGGCATTTGTGATAACGATAAAGGAGAAAAGAGAATAATAACAGAAACAACGAAATTAAAAGAGCAGTTACAGGAATTCAGGGAAACCTTTTTTCCTGTGCTGGACGTAGAAGCGAAGAAAAGCAACATTATAAATGGTGTCGCTGCATCTTATTATGGCGTTTCAAACGTGGGGGCGGCCCTGCATCATTCAAAATATGATGGAGGGGGTGATTTTCCGGACTGGTTAGTAAAGCTAACTTTAAAAGCTTTCAGAAAACATTACGGAAAAGAAACCTTCGACTTAATTCTATATGTACCACCTACTGAATCGGGCGATCTCGTTAAAAACTTTGCCGGGAAAATAGGTAGTGTTTTAAAAATATCGGTGTCGCATAAGCTTGTTAAGACCAGCCCTACCGATCCACAAAAAAGATTTGAAAGTGGTATTTCGAAAAAAGACAATGTTCATGGTAAATTTGCTTATGTAGATCCTGCGGAAATAGCCGGCAAAAAGATCTTATTGATAGATGATATTTTCGACAGCGGCTATACTGTCAAAGAAATAGGACAATACCTGACTAATAAAGGAGCGTCTGTTATTGCTCCTTTGGTCATTGCAAGAACTGTAGGAGGTGATATTTAA
- a CDS encoding DNA-processing protein DprA, with translation MKSLIDNTYWIAVAHLPRWPTERINRFIIQVVHEHKMTWADFFELDSKVWKETFGFSDKEINDVEVARNDLPRLAFIAEQLDSEGFQVIPVNSPDYPTVLKDNLKVKSSPPVIYIKGRKGLLQEEAVAIVGARKSGNLALEFTDHVAKKTVQEHKVVVSGFAKGVDKQALDSSIKYNGKSIIVLPQGILTFQAGFKKYYQPIINGDVLVLSTFFPKAGWEVGLAMARNVYIYGLAKEIYVAESDNKGGTWEGAIDGLKRKRRIYVRMPKQNEKNANKVLIDMGGIPVDMNGEIANTKNPLQYSIRDQELNIVNEPAGIYEVADKSKNIEREILDLLKKGSFSAKEIMLTLKLDWEGKKLSNFLKSNPNVKSLGGKPARFCISDSTAPSLFG, from the coding sequence ATGAAAAGTTTGATAGATAATACGTATTGGATAGCCGTGGCTCATTTACCAAGGTGGCCAACAGAACGGATTAATCGTTTTATTATCCAGGTAGTGCATGAACACAAAATGACCTGGGCTGATTTTTTTGAACTGGATAGTAAAGTGTGGAAAGAGACATTTGGCTTTTCGGATAAAGAAATAAATGATGTAGAAGTGGCAAGAAATGACCTGCCACGACTTGCTTTTATTGCAGAACAATTGGACAGCGAAGGTTTTCAGGTTATTCCAGTCAACTCCCCGGATTACCCAACCGTGCTAAAAGACAATCTAAAAGTAAAAAGCAGCCCGCCTGTTATATACATAAAGGGCAGAAAAGGGTTGTTGCAGGAAGAAGCAGTAGCCATAGTAGGAGCCCGTAAATCTGGAAACCTGGCTCTGGAATTTACAGATCATGTGGCTAAAAAGACTGTGCAGGAACATAAAGTAGTGGTGAGTGGCTTTGCAAAAGGGGTGGATAAACAGGCTTTGGATAGTTCCATAAAGTATAATGGCAAAAGCATCATAGTGCTGCCTCAGGGTATTTTAACATTTCAAGCAGGGTTTAAAAAGTATTATCAACCAATTATTAATGGCGATGTATTAGTACTGAGTACCTTTTTCCCAAAAGCGGGCTGGGAAGTAGGACTTGCCATGGCGAGAAATGTATACATCTATGGCCTTGCAAAGGAAATTTATGTAGCAGAATCTGATAATAAAGGCGGTACCTGGGAAGGAGCTATAGATGGGTTAAAAAGGAAAAGGAGAATTTATGTAAGAATGCCTAAACAAAATGAAAAAAATGCCAATAAGGTTTTGATTGATATGGGAGGCATTCCGGTAGATATGAATGGGGAAATAGCGAATACAAAAAATCCCTTACAATATTCTATAAGGGATCAGGAACTGAATATTGTAAACGAGCCGGCTGGTATTTATGAAGTGGCTGACAAAAGTAAAAACATTGAACGTGAAATATTGGACTTATTGAAAAAAGGCAGCTTTAGTGCCAAGGAAATTATGCTCACCTTAAAATTGGATTGGGAAGGAAAAAAACTCAGCAACTTTCTGAAAAGTAATCCAAATGTTAAAAGTCTGGGTGGTAAACCTGCGCGTTTTTGCATCAGCGATTCAACAGCTCCTTCATTATTTGGCTAA
- a CDS encoding glycoside hydrolase family 32 protein: MNKKKSVLVAAIFISAVLAKSSNAQQLYREKHRPQVHFSPKEKWTNDPNGMVYHNGIYHLFFQYYPGSTIWGPMHWGHATSTDLVHWQEQPIALYPDSLGYIFSGSAVVDKNNTSGFGKNGQVPLVAIFTHHDPKGEKEGRNNFQHQSIAYSLDNGKTWTKYAGNPVLKNPGITDFRDPKVMWYEPQKKWVMTLATKDHITFYSSPDLKNWTKESEFGKELGAHGGVWECPDLFTLNDHGKQVWVLIVNLNPGGPNGGSATQYFLGAFDGKQFTPFDTTTKWLDYGPDEYAGISWANTGNRKVFLGWMSNWQYANVVPTETWRNAMTIPRELKLKRIGKEMYVASEPVAELNKIRSKPVTLQNIPVKNSFDVVAKTGKVSLPARVDLNLEQLRGFSILLSNDAGEEVVIGYDEQQQQYFIDRTKSGKTDFHKDFAGRHVAPRLTSSGKLDCSLIIDVSSLELFADGGLTVMTETFFPTEPFKHIRIQSPGNTTIKKLTISSFRSIW, translated from the coding sequence ATGAATAAAAAGAAATCGGTTCTTGTAGCAGCCATCTTTATATCCGCTGTATTGGCAAAGTCTTCCAATGCTCAACAGTTGTATCGTGAAAAGCACCGTCCACAGGTCCATTTCTCGCCTAAAGAAAAATGGACCAATGATCCCAATGGAATGGTGTATCATAACGGAATTTATCACCTGTTCTTCCAGTATTATCCTGGTAGTACTATCTGGGGGCCCATGCACTGGGGACATGCTACCAGTACCGATCTGGTCCACTGGCAGGAACAGCCTATTGCCCTGTATCCCGATAGCCTGGGCTATATTTTTTCCGGCAGTGCGGTAGTGGACAAAAACAACACATCGGGTTTTGGTAAAAACGGGCAGGTCCCATTGGTAGCCATCTTTACGCATCACGATCCCAAAGGGGAAAAGGAAGGCAGGAACAATTTCCAGCATCAAAGTATTGCCTATAGTCTTGATAATGGCAAAACCTGGACAAAGTATGCCGGTAACCCGGTATTGAAGAATCCCGGCATCACCGACTTCCGCGATCCCAAGGTAATGTGGTATGAGCCACAAAAAAAGTGGGTTATGACATTGGCCACCAAAGACCATATCACCTTTTATTCTTCTCCTGATCTGAAGAACTGGACCAAAGAAAGCGAGTTTGGAAAAGAGCTGGGCGCCCATGGCGGCGTATGGGAATGTCCTGACTTATTTACCTTGAATGATCATGGAAAGCAGGTTTGGGTATTGATCGTCAACCTGAATCCCGGCGGTCCCAATGGCGGTTCTGCTACCCAATATTTCCTGGGAGCTTTTGACGGCAAGCAGTTTACGCCTTTTGATACAACTACCAAGTGGCTGGATTATGGGCCTGATGAATATGCTGGTATTAGCTGGGCGAATACGGGCAACCGGAAAGTGTTTTTAGGCTGGATGAGTAACTGGCAATATGCTAATGTGGTGCCCACCGAAACCTGGCGAAATGCCATGACCATTCCCCGTGAATTAAAGCTAAAGCGGATAGGTAAGGAAATGTATGTGGCTTCTGAGCCGGTTGCGGAGCTCAATAAAATCCGGTCGAAACCGGTCACGCTTCAAAATATACCCGTAAAAAACTCCTTTGATGTAGTTGCCAAAACAGGAAAGGTGTCCTTGCCTGCCCGTGTTGACCTGAACCTGGAACAGCTCAGGGGTTTTTCGATCCTACTTTCCAATGATGCAGGGGAAGAGGTGGTGATTGGGTATGATGAACAACAACAACAGTATTTTATTGACCGGACTAAATCGGGAAAGACAGATTTTCACAAAGACTTTGCAGGAAGGCATGTAGCGCCACGCTTAACCTCATCGGGCAAGCTGGATTGTTCCCTGATCATAGATGTCAGCTCCCTTGAACTATTTGCAGATGGTGGCTTAACGGTTATGACGGAAACGTTCTTTCCGACTGAGCCATTTAAGCATATCCGGATTCAATCGCCCGGTAATACCACGATTAAAAAATTAACTATTAGTAGTTTCAGGAGTATCTGGTAA
- a CDS encoding RagB/SusD family nutrient uptake outer membrane protein → MKKIYIPALIVSGLLLYGSCKRQLEYTPTGVLSSDALTSPTAVEGLVTAAYAAIGNGDMIGPIYSMWAYGSVRSDDSYKGGGGTGDVGEIDAMEHYNLVTPTMDAFVSRTWKNLFKSVSRANVALRAVNNLSEADFPQKKSRLAELKFLRAHSYFTMKILYKNIPLFDETASSDDILKVSNGLSWEESWNKIAADLEFAVANLPETQTEIGRPNKFAAQAYLAKLRLFQAYEQDATHQVININQTRLQEVVALCQSVIASGKYALSADIADNFLPETENGRESLFAIQFTINDGTTAGRLNYEDGLNYPHGAPQYGCCGFHAASQNLVNAHTTDANGLPNFTTFNNSNANLSTATVDVRLDHTVGIDGHVYKYDNTKLFSNSWVRDPGVYGNFHTMRNQQLATSSSYFKNGPFMGVAKNYDILRYDDVLLMQAEAYIELGQPDKALPLINQIRTRAAASTGKLKKLDGTFASNYNVQPYPAAGWTQAYARTALQWERRLEFATEGQRFFDLVRWGIAAQVLNNYIAVEKNRRTFLSTAVFTAGRDEYLPIPQSEITFTKGLYTQNPRY, encoded by the coding sequence ATGAAAAAGATATATATACCGGCTTTGATTGTTTCAGGCCTATTGCTGTACGGCTCCTGTAAAAGACAATTAGAATACACACCCACCGGCGTATTGTCGTCCGACGCACTGACCTCCCCTACTGCAGTTGAGGGCCTGGTGACGGCTGCCTATGCCGCCATCGGTAATGGCGATATGATCGGCCCGATATACAGTATGTGGGCCTATGGCAGTGTAAGATCGGACGATTCGTACAAAGGCGGCGGCGGTACCGGTGATGTGGGAGAAATAGACGCCATGGAACATTATAACCTGGTAACCCCTACTATGGACGCTTTTGTTTCCCGTACCTGGAAGAATTTGTTTAAGTCTGTTTCCAGGGCCAATGTAGCGCTGCGTGCAGTGAATAATTTGTCAGAGGCCGACTTCCCGCAAAAGAAATCCAGGCTGGCAGAACTGAAGTTTTTAAGGGCACATAGCTATTTCACCATGAAGATCCTGTACAAGAATATTCCTCTATTCGATGAGACTGCTTCTTCAGACGACATTTTAAAGGTGTCGAATGGCCTTTCCTGGGAAGAATCCTGGAATAAGATTGCTGCCGACCTGGAGTTTGCCGTGGCTAACCTGCCGGAAACACAAACGGAAATCGGCCGGCCGAATAAGTTTGCCGCCCAGGCTTACCTGGCCAAACTGCGGTTATTCCAGGCGTATGAACAGGATGCCACCCACCAGGTGATCAATATTAATCAAACACGATTGCAGGAAGTAGTGGCTTTATGCCAGTCTGTTATTGCATCAGGAAAGTATGCCTTAAGCGCTGATATTGCTGATAATTTTCTACCTGAAACAGAGAACGGACGGGAATCCCTGTTTGCCATCCAGTTTACGATCAACGATGGCACCACTGCCGGCAGGCTGAATTATGAGGATGGCTTAAATTATCCGCATGGCGCTCCCCAGTATGGATGCTGTGGCTTTCATGCTGCCAGCCAAAACCTGGTGAATGCCCATACGACCGATGCCAACGGCCTCCCTAATTTTACTACGTTCAACAACAGCAATGCCAATTTAAGCACCGCTACTGTTGATGTGCGGCTGGATCATACCGTAGGCATCGATGGACATGTGTACAAGTATGATAACACCAAGTTGTTCAGCAATAGCTGGGTACGCGATCCCGGTGTGTATGGCAATTTTCATACGATGCGTAACCAGCAACTGGCCACCAGCTCCTCTTATTTCAAAAACGGTCCTTTTATGGGCGTTGCCAAGAATTATGATATCCTGCGGTATGATGACGTGTTGTTGATGCAGGCAGAAGCCTATATTGAGCTGGGGCAGCCAGATAAGGCCCTGCCACTTATTAACCAGATCAGGACCAGGGCAGCAGCCAGTACTGGCAAGCTGAAGAAGTTGGATGGCACTTTTGCTTCCAACTATAACGTTCAACCTTATCCTGCCGCCGGTTGGACACAGGCTTACGCGCGTACTGCCTTGCAGTGGGAAAGGCGACTCGAATTTGCCACCGAAGGACAACGATTTTTTGACCTGGTAAGATGGGGCATTGCCGCGCAGGTTTTAAATAATTATATAGCGGTTGAAAAGAACAGGCGGACTTTTTTATCCACCGCCGTATTTACAGCCGGCAGGGATGAATATTTACCGATCCCGCAATCTGAAATTACCTTTACCAAAGGGCTGTATACGCAAAACCCGCGTTATTGA